A genomic window from Brevibacillus agri includes:
- a CDS encoding cobalt-precorrin-5B (C(1))-methyltransferase has protein sequence MAAKAASDEKEAKPLRHGYTTGACATATTKAALIALITQEPQSEATIRLPIGEDVTFRMESCEFSPEKATAGTIKDGGDDPDATHGALILSTVEWSDEPGIILDGGVGVGRVTKPGLPVPIGEAAINPVPRKMIRETAQAVLDEYGTKRGIKIVISVPAGEEIAKKTLNGRLGILGGISILGTRGIVVPFSTSAYKASVAQAINVAKEAGCDHIVLSTGGKSESFGIATYPELSEEAFVEMGDFVGFALKQCKNRNMRKVTLVGMMGKFSKVAQGVMMVHSKSAPVDFGFLAQMAEEAGAPQERTREILTANTASQVGDLMADTPAFFEIMCANCCRAALKEVGGGMEVETIIITMKGSLLGRVTINDTSDESDRDRG, from the coding sequence ATGGCAGCCAAAGCAGCGTCGGACGAAAAAGAGGCAAAACCCCTCCGCCACGGCTATACAACGGGAGCATGCGCAACGGCGACGACCAAGGCTGCTTTGATCGCGCTGATTACCCAGGAGCCGCAGTCAGAGGCGACCATCCGCCTGCCGATAGGCGAGGACGTGACGTTTCGGATGGAGAGCTGCGAATTTTCGCCGGAAAAAGCGACGGCGGGCACGATCAAGGACGGCGGCGACGACCCGGATGCGACCCACGGTGCGCTGATTCTCTCCACCGTGGAATGGTCCGATGAGCCTGGCATTATACTGGACGGCGGCGTTGGTGTCGGTCGGGTGACCAAGCCAGGGCTGCCTGTTCCGATCGGAGAAGCGGCGATTAACCCCGTCCCGCGCAAAATGATTCGGGAAACCGCGCAGGCGGTGCTCGATGAGTACGGAACAAAGCGCGGGATCAAAATCGTCATTTCCGTGCCTGCAGGCGAGGAAATCGCCAAAAAAACATTGAATGGACGACTCGGCATACTCGGCGGCATCTCTATTTTGGGGACGCGCGGAATCGTGGTGCCGTTTTCCACTTCTGCCTACAAAGCGAGCGTGGCGCAAGCGATCAACGTCGCCAAGGAGGCGGGCTGCGACCACATCGTCCTGTCCACGGGCGGCAAGAGCGAATCGTTCGGGATTGCCACCTACCCGGAGCTGTCCGAGGAAGCGTTCGTGGAAATGGGAGACTTTGTCGGTTTTGCGCTCAAGCAATGCAAGAACCGAAACATGCGCAAGGTGACCTTGGTTGGAATGATGGGCAAGTTTTCCAAAGTGGCGCAGGGCGTCATGATGGTCCACTCGAAAAGCGCCCCTGTCGACTTCGGCTTTCTCGCCCAGATGGCAGAAGAGGCGGGCGCGCCGCAGGAGCGGACCCGCGAGATACTCACCGCGAACACGGCCTCGCAGGTTGGCGATCTGATGGCAGATACGCCTGCCTTTTTCGAGATCATGTGCGCGAACTGTTGCCGGGCAGCCCTGAAGGAAGTGGGCGGCGGTATGGAGGTAGAAACCATCATCATTACTATGAAAGGGTCCCTGTTGGGAAGGGTGACGATCAATGACACAAGCGATGAAAGTGATCGGGATCGGGGATGA
- a CDS encoding precorrin-8X methylmutase, whose amino-acid sequence MDFKTEFKPLTVQPQEIEDMSFQIITDELGEHPFTAEQFPVVQRVIHASADFDLGRSLVFHPDAVQSGIQAIRSGKIVVADVQMVQVGISKNRIEKFGGQVKVYISDRDVMEEAKRLNTTRAIISMRKAVKEADGGIFCIGNAPTALLELIRMVKEGEAKPGLVIGMPVGFVSAAESKEELAKLDIPFITNIGRKGGSPVTVAALNAISIMAERLG is encoded by the coding sequence ATGGATTTCAAGACGGAATTCAAGCCTTTGACTGTACAACCGCAAGAGATCGAGGACATGAGCTTTCAGATCATTACCGATGAGCTGGGCGAGCATCCTTTTACCGCCGAACAATTTCCTGTCGTGCAGCGCGTCATCCACGCTTCCGCAGACTTTGACCTCGGACGCAGTCTCGTCTTCCACCCGGATGCTGTCCAATCCGGTATTCAGGCGATCCGCAGCGGCAAAATCGTCGTCGCGGACGTGCAAATGGTTCAGGTCGGCATCAGCAAAAACCGGATCGAGAAGTTCGGCGGCCAAGTGAAGGTGTACATCTCCGACCGCGACGTCATGGAAGAAGCGAAACGCCTCAACACGACGCGCGCGATCATTTCCATGCGCAAAGCGGTGAAGGAAGCAGACGGCGGCATTTTCTGCATCGGCAACGCGCCGACAGCGCTCCTGGAGCTGATCCGCATGGTGAAGGAAGGCGAAGCGAAGCCAGGTCTTGTGATCGGGATGCCAGTCGGCTTCGTCTCTGCGGCAGAGTCCAAGGAAGAGCTGGCGAAGCTCGACATTCCGTTCATCACGAACATCGGGCGCAAAGGCGGAAGCCCTGTGACAGTAGCAGCATTGAATGCCATTTCCATCATGGCGGAACGGTTGGGATAA
- the cobK gene encoding precorrin-6A reductase: MILVLAGTSDARELALLIKENGYDLLTTVVTDNAAKSMEEAGVPVQVGRLSADDIQQLIREKGVRCVVDASHPFAEEASKNAMAGAQGAGVPYIRYERESLAAPGSEKLIVVEDYVQAAELAAEKRGVIMLTTGSKTLKTFTDRLLGLPDTTLVARMLPRLDNMQKCEELGVEQKNIVAMQGPFSKELNKALYAHYGVTLMITKESGKVGAFDEKVEAALEMGIETIVIGRPKIDYGTKFSDYESVLNQLKAVVL, from the coding sequence ATGATTCTGGTACTGGCTGGAACGAGCGACGCCCGCGAATTGGCCCTGTTAATCAAGGAAAACGGCTACGACCTGCTGACGACGGTCGTAACGGACAACGCTGCGAAAAGCATGGAAGAGGCAGGCGTGCCTGTCCAGGTCGGACGCTTGAGCGCGGACGACATCCAGCAGTTGATCCGGGAAAAAGGCGTGCGGTGCGTGGTAGACGCAAGCCACCCTTTTGCCGAGGAAGCCTCGAAAAACGCCATGGCTGGCGCGCAGGGCGCAGGTGTGCCGTACATCCGCTACGAGCGGGAAAGCCTCGCTGCGCCAGGCAGCGAAAAGCTGATCGTCGTCGAGGATTACGTGCAGGCGGCTGAGCTTGCCGCTGAAAAGCGCGGGGTCATCATGCTGACGACAGGCAGCAAGACGCTGAAAACGTTCACGGATCGCCTCTTGGGCCTGCCGGATACGACTTTGGTCGCCCGGATGCTGCCGCGCCTCGACAACATGCAAAAATGCGAGGAGCTCGGCGTGGAGCAAAAAAACATCGTCGCGATGCAAGGGCCTTTTTCCAAGGAGCTGAACAAAGCGCTCTACGCCCACTACGGCGTGACGCTGATGATTACGAAGGAGAGCGGCAAGGTCGGCGCTTTTGACGAAAAGGTGGAAGCGGCGCTGGAAATGGGCATCGAAACCATCGTCATCGGCCGGCCGAAAATCGACTACGGGACCAAGTTTTCCGATTACGAAAGCGTGCTGAACCAGCTCAAAGCGGTCGTTTTATAA
- a CDS encoding sirohydrochlorin chelatase, translating to MDAVLFVGHGSKDPEGNEEIRQFVASLAPELDVPIIETCFLEFARPDMLQGLNTCVARGATRVAVIPIILFSAGHAKIHIPAAIDEAKELHPHVQFIYGRPIGIHEEVINILSTRMAEAGFASGEDHDDLAVLVIGRGSSDADANSDIYKMSRLFWERYKARWVETAFMGVTYPLYDEGVERCLKLGAKRIVLLPYFLFTGVLIKRMSDQLEKFRQQYPEAHFEMAEYFGFHPLLKEVMKDRIEEALHGEVKLNCDTCQYRLAAMEHIDHHHHHHDDEHGHGHHHHHHHHGHHHDHDHDHHHGHDHHHDHDHDHKHEHKHDHVSK from the coding sequence ATGGACGCGGTATTATTTGTAGGACACGGGAGCAAGGACCCGGAAGGCAACGAAGAAATCCGGCAGTTTGTCGCTTCGCTTGCGCCAGAGCTGGATGTGCCGATCATCGAGACGTGCTTTCTGGAGTTTGCGCGCCCAGACATGCTGCAAGGCTTGAATACGTGCGTCGCTCGCGGCGCTACGCGGGTGGCGGTCATTCCGATCATCCTGTTCTCTGCGGGACACGCGAAAATCCACATTCCGGCAGCAATCGACGAGGCGAAGGAGCTGCATCCGCACGTGCAGTTCATCTACGGCCGTCCGATCGGCATTCACGAGGAAGTCATCAACATCCTGTCTACACGCATGGCGGAAGCGGGCTTTGCCTCCGGCGAAGACCACGACGACCTGGCAGTGCTCGTGATCGGGCGCGGCAGCAGCGACGCGGACGCCAACAGCGATATTTACAAAATGTCCCGCCTGTTCTGGGAGCGCTACAAGGCGCGCTGGGTAGAGACGGCTTTCATGGGCGTGACCTATCCGCTCTACGACGAGGGCGTGGAGCGCTGCCTGAAGCTCGGCGCGAAGCGGATCGTGCTCTTGCCGTACTTCCTGTTTACCGGCGTGCTGATTAAGCGGATGAGCGATCAACTGGAAAAGTTCCGCCAGCAATACCCGGAAGCCCATTTTGAGATGGCTGAGTATTTCGGCTTCCACCCGCTGTTAAAAGAAGTGATGAAGGACCGGATAGAGGAAGCGCTGCACGGGGAAGTGAAGCTGAACTGCGACACCTGTCAGTACAGGCTGGCAGCGATGGAGCACATCGACCATCACCACCACCATCATGACGACGAGCACGGTCATGGTCACCATCACCATCATCACCACCATGGTCATCATCACGATCATGACCACGACCACCACCATGGTCACGACCATCACCATGACCACGACCATGACCACAAGCATGAGCATAAACACGACCACGTATCGAAGTAG
- the cobJ gene encoding precorrin-3B C(17)-methyltransferase, translating to MSGKLFVIGFGPGSFEHITKRAREALQESDVIIGYSTYVDLIRGLLTNQEIVSTGMTEEVTRAREAVRQAEEEGKKVAVISSGDSGVYGMAGLVYEVLVEKGWTEATGVPIEIVPGISAINSCGAILGAPIMHDACTISLSDHLTPWELIAKRIDAAGMADFVIALYNPRSGRRTRQIVEAQRILLQYRSPDTPVGIVKSAYRERETVVVTTLAQMLEHDIGMLTTVIIGNSSTFVYDGKMITPRGYQRKYTLSADEQPLKPHQRLRVENEPWSLEASGESVNASAAKPAEPASERPVLAGEAAKPTAPEAAFSGTATSTAVLEAPPVEQKLETAKPEAERPPFEWAMQALNAIHAAKGIETTPATASNVRPASAFQPEMIFEFAVSPGVANKKITPQQMMAIAEVAGEKGEIEYTPHHQMILRVPTADPDSITGRLRELGLILSPIGDVLQVKACDFCDGEKKDSIPYAEELHRRLGGKEMPKELKIGFNGCGMACYGAVQEDIGIVFRKGKFDLFLGAKTVGRNAHSGIPVAEGIDKEDIVPIVERIVNRFKKEAFPNERFHKFFQRVGELEGYAWYEPAKAEIENAACGD from the coding sequence ATGAGCGGCAAGTTGTTTGTGATCGGGTTTGGCCCAGGAAGTTTTGAGCATATCACCAAGCGGGCGCGGGAGGCACTGCAAGAGTCGGACGTCATTATCGGCTATTCGACTTACGTGGATTTGATCCGCGGACTTTTGACCAACCAGGAGATCGTCAGCACCGGGATGACGGAGGAAGTGACGCGTGCGCGCGAGGCGGTGCGTCAGGCCGAGGAAGAAGGCAAAAAAGTAGCGGTCATCTCCAGCGGCGACTCCGGGGTCTACGGGATGGCGGGACTGGTCTACGAGGTGCTGGTGGAAAAAGGCTGGACAGAAGCGACAGGCGTTCCGATCGAAATCGTGCCGGGCATCTCGGCGATCAACTCCTGTGGCGCGATCCTCGGTGCTCCGATTATGCACGACGCCTGCACGATCAGCTTAAGCGACCACTTGACGCCGTGGGAGCTGATTGCCAAACGGATTGACGCAGCCGGGATGGCCGACTTTGTCATTGCGCTGTACAACCCGCGCAGCGGCAGGCGGACGCGGCAGATCGTCGAGGCGCAGCGCATCCTGCTGCAATACCGCTCGCCAGATACCCCTGTCGGTATTGTGAAGAGTGCCTACCGCGAGCGCGAGACGGTTGTCGTGACGACGCTTGCGCAAATGCTCGAGCACGACATCGGCATGCTGACGACGGTCATTATCGGGAACTCTTCGACGTTTGTCTACGATGGCAAAATGATTACGCCGCGCGGCTATCAGCGCAAGTACACGCTGTCTGCGGATGAGCAGCCGCTGAAGCCGCACCAGCGCCTGCGCGTGGAAAACGAACCGTGGTCGCTCGAAGCAAGCGGCGAAAGCGTCAACGCCTCTGCGGCCAAGCCAGCCGAGCCTGCGAGCGAGCGCCCTGTGCTGGCTGGGGAAGCTGCGAAGCCAACGGCGCCGGAAGCGGCGTTTTCCGGCACGGCGACCAGTACGGCTGTTCTGGAAGCGCCGCCAGTCGAGCAAAAGCTGGAGACAGCGAAGCCCGAAGCAGAGCGTCCGCCATTCGAATGGGCGATGCAGGCGCTGAATGCGATCCATGCAGCCAAAGGCATCGAAACGACGCCTGCCACAGCAAGCAACGTGCGTCCAGCCTCGGCGTTTCAGCCGGAAATGATTTTCGAATTTGCGGTCAGTCCAGGCGTCGCCAACAAAAAAATTACGCCGCAGCAAATGATGGCCATTGCCGAGGTGGCGGGTGAAAAGGGCGAGATCGAATACACGCCGCACCACCAGATGATTTTGCGCGTGCCGACTGCCGACCCTGACAGCATTACAGGCCGACTGCGCGAGCTTGGGCTGATCCTCAGTCCGATCGGAGACGTGTTGCAGGTAAAAGCGTGCGATTTTTGCGACGGCGAGAAAAAAGACAGCATTCCGTATGCGGAGGAGCTGCACCGAAGACTGGGCGGAAAAGAAATGCCGAAGGAGCTGAAAATCGGCTTCAACGGCTGCGGAATGGCCTGCTACGGAGCGGTTCAGGAAGATATCGGAATCGTGTTCCGCAAAGGCAAGTTCGACCTGTTCCTGGGCGCGAAAACAGTCGGGCGCAATGCGCACTCCGGCATTCCGGTCGCGGAAGGCATCGACAAGGAGGATATCGTGCCGATTGTCGAGCGAATCGTGAATCGATTCAAAAAAGAGGCATTTCCGAATGAACGCTTCCACAAGTTTTTCCAACGGGTAGGCGAACTGGAAGGCTACGCCTGGTACGAACCGGCCAAGGCGGAAATCGAGAACGCCGCTTGCGGAGATTGA
- the cbiB gene encoding adenosylcobinamide-phosphate synthase CbiB, which yields MTEVWILCAAYVIDRVVGDPRSLPHPVVMIGWWITRLERVIRAAVKRESQLKLAGVLLPLLIVTGSYAVVWLLLWGAAFIHPLLSWVLSAWLISTTIATKGLADAGLEIARHLLAGDMAAARRSLSMVVGRDTDQLDEPEICRGAVETVAENIVDAIVSPLIYAAIGGAPLAMAYRAANTLDSMVGYKNEMYKNLGWASARFDDAMNYIPARLTALLLVIASGLQRLDWRQCWAMIRRDAHLHPSPNSGLPEAGVAGALGVQLGGLNYYQGVPSNRARLGDAHRPLAAADIMATIRLMYLTSLLCLLVCLAIAAAIAFI from the coding sequence ATGACAGAAGTATGGATATTGTGCGCGGCATACGTGATTGACCGGGTGGTCGGCGACCCGCGCAGCCTGCCGCATCCGGTGGTCATGATCGGCTGGTGGATTACGCGGCTGGAACGGGTCATTCGCGCGGCAGTCAAGCGGGAATCGCAACTGAAGCTGGCTGGCGTCCTGCTCCCGCTGTTGATCGTCACAGGCAGCTACGCGGTCGTCTGGCTGCTGTTATGGGGAGCGGCGTTCATTCATCCGCTGCTCTCGTGGGTGTTGAGCGCGTGGCTCATCTCCACGACGATTGCCACAAAAGGACTCGCGGACGCGGGACTGGAGATCGCCCGCCACCTGCTCGCCGGGGACATGGCAGCGGCGAGGCGCTCTCTGTCGATGGTGGTCGGCCGCGATACGGATCAACTGGACGAACCGGAGATTTGCCGGGGGGCCGTGGAGACGGTGGCGGAAAACATCGTCGATGCGATCGTTTCCCCGCTGATCTATGCCGCGATTGGCGGCGCGCCGCTGGCGATGGCGTACCGGGCAGCCAACACGCTGGACTCGATGGTCGGCTACAAAAACGAAATGTACAAAAATCTCGGCTGGGCGTCCGCCCGCTTCGACGACGCGATGAACTACATACCCGCCCGGCTGACGGCATTGCTGTTGGTAATCGCAAGCGGGCTGCAGCGGCTGGATTGGCGACAGTGCTGGGCGATGATTCGCCGGGACGCGCATCTGCACCCGAGCCCGAACAGCGGGCTGCCGGAAGCGGGAGTGGCTGGCGCGCTGGGCGTGCAACTTGGCGGGCTCAACTACTACCAGGGAGTGCCTTCCAACCGGGCGCGGCTCGGGGATGCGCATCGGCCGTTGGCTGCGGCGGATATTATGGCGACGATTCGGCTGATGTATCTCACCTCCTTGCTGTGCCTGCTCGTGTGCCTGGCGATTGCGGCTGCCATTGCTTTTATATAG
- a CDS encoding histidine phosphatase family protein has protein sequence MKLIWIRHGETDSNRERKYLGHSDIPLNEKGEQQARELARQLSQQLKRPVALYASDLLRCTQTARPLADEWGLPIISVPALRELSFGDWELLTYEELMRSDAEWAARWYDDPYRCSPPNGESLQELGHRVDGWLRKLLEQRQAAADETTVCVAHGGVIRWFQAVWLENDPKRYWHVDGVGHGEALLAQWDGRRWRRLRLEGLKRGTT, from the coding sequence ATGAAGTTGATCTGGATACGGCACGGGGAGACAGACAGCAATCGGGAGCGCAAATATCTCGGGCATAGCGACATTCCTTTGAACGAAAAGGGGGAGCAGCAGGCGCGCGAGCTGGCGCGGCAATTGTCGCAGCAACTAAAACGGCCTGTCGCGCTGTACGCAAGCGATTTGCTCCGCTGCACGCAAACGGCCCGGCCGCTGGCAGACGAGTGGGGGCTGCCGATCATTTCCGTCCCGGCTTTGCGCGAGCTGTCGTTTGGCGACTGGGAGCTTTTGACCTACGAGGAGCTGATGCGCTCGGATGCCGAGTGGGCTGCCCGCTGGTACGACGACCCGTATCGCTGCAGTCCGCCGAATGGCGAGAGCTTGCAGGAACTGGGGCACCGGGTGGACGGCTGGCTGCGCAAGCTTTTGGAGCAGCGGCAAGCGGCTGCGGACGAGACTACGGTTTGCGTCGCGCACGGGGGAGTGATTCGCTGGTTTCAGGCGGTTTGGCTGGAAAACGACCCTAAGCGATATTGGCACGTAGATGGCGTAGGGCACGGAGAGGCCCTGCTGGCGCAATGGGACGGGCGACGCTGGCGAAGACTACGGCTGGAAGGTTTAAAGAGAGGGACAACATGA
- the cobS gene encoding adenosylcobinamide-GDP ribazoletransferase produces MNAFWHAIAFFTRIPVPWLRPSDEAWKKSVNWYPAVGLVIGILLWGVHQTGLVLFSPWLSAVLTLAVWVYITGGLHLDGWMDLADGLGSSRPKEQVLAIMKDSRVGAMGVLAAILLLLLKAGAVAELAHPGWGVLLVFVPAIARTHVLLSIRLWPYLSQEKGIGKGISAGLSPVAIAAGYIVLAAAGWFAGGLQVVAAMVVSLLFVLLFSRSVARKLGGLNGDCYGAAIESGEAVMLLVLVGSWWT; encoded by the coding sequence ATGAATGCATTTTGGCACGCGATCGCCTTTTTCACCCGGATTCCGGTTCCGTGGCTGCGCCCGTCCGACGAGGCGTGGAAAAAAAGCGTCAACTGGTATCCGGCAGTCGGGCTGGTCATAGGTATTTTGCTATGGGGAGTCCACCAGACGGGGCTTGTGCTCTTTAGCCCGTGGCTGTCCGCCGTGCTGACGCTCGCTGTCTGGGTGTACATCACAGGCGGACTGCATCTGGACGGCTGGATGGATTTGGCGGACGGACTGGGAAGCAGCCGGCCAAAAGAGCAAGTGCTCGCGATCATGAAAGATAGCCGCGTGGGCGCGATGGGGGTTTTAGCCGCGATCTTGCTACTTTTACTCAAGGCAGGGGCCGTCGCGGAGCTTGCGCATCCTGGCTGGGGTGTGCTCCTCGTATTCGTTCCTGCCATAGCGCGGACACATGTGCTGCTGTCGATTCGGCTGTGGCCGTATTTATCGCAGGAAAAAGGGATCGGCAAAGGCATCAGTGCAGGGCTGTCGCCTGTCGCCATCGCCGCCGGATACATCGTTCTCGCCGCGGCTGGCTGGTTCGCCGGAGGTTTGCAGGTCGTCGCGGCAATGGTCGTCTCGCTTTTGTTCGTGCTGTTGTTTTCCCGCTCGGTCGCCCGCAAGCTCGGCGGCCTGAACGGAGACTGCTACGGAGCAGCTATCGAGAGCGGCGAGGCGGTCATGCTGCTCGTACTGGTCGGGAGCTGGTGGACATGA
- the cobU gene encoding bifunctional adenosylcobinamide kinase/adenosylcobinamide-phosphate guanylyltransferase: MSLVLVTGGVRSGKSRFAEELAQQAGERVLYVATGQAWDEEMRQRIERHKERRPKQWGSVEVGERLCDYEPASTPYDVVLIDCLSTWLSNRLMSVEEAEWRSEAHTEALLAEAEAWLGLVQRSPQKVIAVTSEVGLGGVAMNRLGRWFADALGDVNQRAARQAETVYAVMAGIPWRIKG; the protein is encoded by the coding sequence ATGAGTCTTGTGCTGGTGACAGGCGGCGTGCGCTCGGGAAAAAGCCGCTTTGCGGAAGAACTGGCGCAACAGGCCGGAGAGCGCGTCCTGTACGTGGCGACGGGTCAGGCGTGGGACGAGGAAATGCGGCAGCGGATCGAGCGGCACAAGGAGCGGCGGCCGAAGCAGTGGGGCAGCGTGGAGGTCGGCGAGCGGCTGTGCGACTACGAGCCTGCTAGCACACCTTACGACGTCGTGCTGATCGATTGCCTGTCGACGTGGCTGAGCAATCGGCTGATGAGCGTCGAGGAAGCAGAGTGGCGAAGCGAGGCGCACACAGAGGCGCTGCTTGCGGAGGCAGAGGCGTGGCTTGGGCTTGTCCAGCGCTCCCCGCAAAAAGTGATTGCGGTCACGAGCGAGGTCGGGCTGGGCGGTGTCGCCATGAATCGGCTCGGCCGCTGGTTCGCAGACGCGCTGGGCGACGTCAACCAGCGGGCTGCGCGCCAGGCAGAGACGGTCTACGCGGTCATGGCCGGAATCCCGTGGAGGATCAAAGGATGA
- the cobD gene encoding threonine-phosphate decarboxylase CobD, with product MNVLEAYGHGGDLLTAADRFGMEPGQFLDFSANINPLGMPDSVREMLLASLSAVLRYPDPGHRQFRRALAQRLQLPKEWLLPANGAAEAMALAILGLQPQTVGVIYPCFSEYAELSEQFGATVIGCYGKEENGYKADSAELYRLFEQADLVFVGSPNNPTGILYEPQELLQMADWTAQTDTWLVVDEAFLDFVEESRQFTLASRLERFPRVILLRSMTKMYAIPGLRLGYAIAQPDAIAKMRAKQVSWSVNALALLAGELCLQEHEYERRTRSLVARERAGLVAFIRGELGWKVWPGEANFLLLRSPEGLPAAQLQERLGKKGVLIRSCAMYPGLTAHDVRIAVRGPEDNARLIAALREVHSEGSGER from the coding sequence ATGAACGTACTGGAAGCGTACGGCCACGGCGGAGATTTGCTGACGGCAGCGGACCGCTTTGGGATGGAGCCGGGCCAATTCCTTGATTTCAGTGCCAATATTAACCCGCTGGGCATGCCGGACAGCGTGCGCGAGATGCTTTTGGCCTCGCTGTCTGCCGTGCTGCGTTACCCGGACCCTGGGCATCGCCAGTTTCGCCGGGCGTTGGCGCAGCGGTTGCAGTTGCCAAAGGAATGGCTTTTGCCTGCGAACGGAGCGGCAGAAGCGATGGCGCTCGCGATTCTCGGGCTGCAGCCGCAAACAGTCGGCGTGATTTATCCTTGCTTTTCGGAATATGCAGAGCTTTCCGAGCAGTTTGGCGCAACCGTCATCGGCTGCTACGGAAAAGAAGAGAACGGCTACAAGGCCGACAGCGCCGAGCTGTACCGTCTGTTCGAACAGGCTGATCTGGTGTTTGTCGGCTCGCCGAACAATCCGACTGGCATCTTGTATGAGCCACAGGAGCTGTTGCAGATGGCGGACTGGACGGCCCAGACCGATACGTGGCTGGTCGTGGACGAGGCGTTTCTCGATTTTGTGGAAGAAAGCCGCCAGTTTACGCTGGCAAGTCGGCTGGAGCGCTTTCCCCGCGTCATTTTGCTGCGGTCGATGACGAAAATGTACGCGATCCCCGGCTTGCGTCTCGGATACGCGATCGCCCAGCCTGACGCGATTGCGAAAATGCGCGCGAAGCAGGTGAGCTGGAGCGTGAATGCGCTTGCGCTTTTGGCGGGGGAGCTGTGCTTGCAAGAGCATGAGTACGAGCGGCGGACACGCAGCCTGGTCGCCAGGGAGCGCGCTGGCCTGGTCGCGTTTATTCGCGGGGAGCTGGGCTGGAAGGTCTGGCCGGGGGAGGCGAACTTTTTGCTGCTTCGCTCGCCGGAGGGCTTGCCAGCCGCACAACTGCAAGAGCGGCTCGGCAAAAAAGGCGTGCTGATTCGCAGTTGCGCCATGTATCCCGGATTGACGGCGCATGACGTGCGCATCGCCGTTCGCGGGCCAGAAGACAATGCGCGCTTGATCGCGGCCTTGCGCGAGGTACACAGCGAAGGGAGCGGGGAGCGATGA
- the cobO gene encoding cob(I)yrinic acid a,c-diamide adenosyltransferase produces the protein MSNKRGLFLVYTGDGKGKTTAAVGLAVRATGRGKKVIMIQFIKSPERTYGEKIIFDKLGIEIVQKGVGFTWTKTPEEHRAALQEAWAFAREKLASGEYDVVILDELNNALAIDRFPIADVLPLADVLEAIQNRPSHVHLVVTGRSAKQEIIDMADLVTEMKQIKHYYDEGIPAVLGVEF, from the coding sequence TTGAGCAACAAGCGGGGCCTGTTTTTGGTCTACACCGGAGACGGCAAAGGAAAGACAACAGCCGCGGTGGGGCTGGCTGTGCGCGCGACTGGACGAGGCAAAAAGGTCATCATGATCCAGTTCATCAAGTCGCCGGAGCGCACGTACGGAGAGAAAATCATCTTCGACAAGCTGGGCATCGAAATCGTGCAAAAAGGCGTAGGCTTCACCTGGACGAAGACGCCGGAGGAGCATCGCGCGGCGCTGCAGGAAGCGTGGGCGTTCGCCCGGGAAAAGCTCGCTTCGGGCGAGTACGATGTCGTCATTCTCGACGAGCTGAACAATGCGCTGGCGATCGACCGTTTTCCGATTGCGGACGTGCTGCCGCTCGCGGACGTTTTGGAAGCGATTCAAAACAGGCCGAGCCATGTGCATCTGGTCGTGACGGGGCGGAGCGCCAAGCAGGAAATCATCGACATGGCCGATCTCGTGACAGAGATGAAGCAGATCAAGCATTACTACGATGAAGGAATACCAGCGGTGCTGGGGGTAGAGTTTTGA
- a CDS encoding MarR family winged helix-turn-helix transcriptional regulator gives MDRIEDCYGFLLGKAYQKIWQMEKAKLSPYGITPVQFVLLHALWEKDGQKGVELGSRLRLDGATITGVLDRLQNMGLIERRSDPNDRRTNLIFLTLRGKELEQPLNQISDEVNQEAMSIFSEEEAKLFKNMLTRLGLNS, from the coding sequence ATGGATCGGATTGAGGATTGCTATGGGTTTCTTCTCGGGAAGGCGTATCAAAAAATCTGGCAAATGGAAAAGGCCAAATTATCGCCGTACGGGATTACTCCCGTGCAGTTTGTTCTATTACATGCGCTATGGGAAAAAGATGGCCAAAAAGGTGTGGAATTGGGTAGTCGGCTTCGCTTGGATGGAGCAACCATCACGGGGGTGCTCGATCGACTGCAAAATATGGGGCTCATCGAGCGTCGTTCCGATCCCAATGATCGCCGGACGAACTTGATTTTTCTGACTCTGCGAGGCAAGGAATTGGAACAACCTCTGAATCAGATCAGTGACGAAGTGAATCAAGAAGCGATGTCCATATTCAGTGAAGAAGAAGCGAAATTATTCAAAAACATGCTGACCAGATTGGGATTAAACTCATAA